A portion of the Segatella copri DSM 18205 genome contains these proteins:
- a CDS encoding DUF4476 domain-containing protein has product MKKNEVMALIATTILMFSVCLSASAKGKRNVERGMTKQEVIAILGEPKLTSFDMFGDKWEYAKYNNLFGDSKYITVFFDRNGKVVQYDTRIIEPNSQTSNVQQPQHPTPPIYDGRCDPDSRMDYGYCLDDASFTKLYNKVKKASFDDNKFDLIEMASLGCYYSCAQTVSMMNIFTFGDSKMKALRLMAPHIIDLQNATIIYQQFSFESEKQKVGEILRSSRISPQNLHIQ; this is encoded by the coding sequence ATGAAAAAAAATGAAGTGATGGCACTCATCGCCACAACCATATTGATGTTTTCCGTATGCCTCTCGGCTTCGGCTAAAGGAAAAAGAAACGTAGAGCGCGGAATGACCAAACAGGAAGTGATTGCCATCTTGGGAGAGCCTAAGCTCACCAGTTTCGACATGTTTGGGGACAAATGGGAATATGCCAAATATAATAATCTGTTTGGAGATTCCAAGTACATCACGGTCTTCTTCGACAGAAACGGAAAGGTTGTGCAGTACGATACAAGAATCATAGAACCCAACAGCCAGACGTCGAATGTACAGCAGCCACAACATCCTACTCCACCCATCTACGATGGAAGATGTGATCCAGATAGCAGAATGGATTACGGCTATTGTCTCGATGATGCTTCCTTCACCAAACTATATAATAAGGTGAAGAAGGCAAGCTTTGATGACAACAAGTTCGACCTGATAGAAATGGCTAGCCTCGGCTGTTATTATTCCTGTGCCCAAACCGTCAGTATGATGAATATATTCACTTTTGGCGACAGCAAGATGAAAGCCCTCAGACTGATGGCTCCCCATATCATAGATTTGCAGAATGCCACTATCATCTATCAGCAATTCAGTTTTGAAAGCGAAAAGCAAAAGGTAGGAGAAATATTAAGAAGCAGCAGAATATCTCCTCAAAACTTGCATATTCAATGA
- a CDS encoding class I SAM-dependent methyltransferase: MNTKILSKDKDPMGAAILDYQKSGRAERLRVLSSMFEEDEMPVKHLFRKVEEMPMLEQKALQLTKGRVLDIGAGSGCHTLALQEKGLEVKAIDISPLSCEAMELRGVKNAECINLFDEHLETGFDTILLLMNGTGIAGKIEHLPTLFNRLKALLNKGGQILIDSSDLKYIYENEDGSFDINLNGAYYGEVDYQMIYKDIKGDCFDWLYVDFPLLKSIAETCGLHGELVAEGEHYDYLARIC; the protein is encoded by the coding sequence ATGAATACAAAGATATTATCAAAAGACAAAGACCCGATGGGTGCCGCTATCCTTGATTATCAGAAATCGGGAAGAGCAGAAAGATTACGTGTGCTCTCTTCTATGTTCGAAGAGGACGAAATGCCGGTGAAACATCTCTTCAGAAAAGTTGAAGAGATGCCGATGCTGGAGCAGAAGGCCTTGCAACTCACAAAAGGACGTGTACTGGATATCGGAGCCGGCAGCGGCTGCCATACGCTCGCCTTGCAGGAGAAAGGCTTGGAGGTAAAAGCCATTGATATTTCTCCTCTGAGCTGCGAAGCGATGGAACTGAGAGGAGTAAAGAATGCGGAATGCATCAATCTTTTCGATGAACATCTGGAAACAGGGTTCGATACCATCCTCCTCCTGATGAACGGAACGGGTATCGCCGGAAAGATAGAACATCTCCCTACCCTCTTCAACCGTCTCAAGGCTTTGCTCAACAAGGGCGGACAGATTCTTATCGATTCCTCCGACCTCAAATATATTTACGAGAATGAAGACGGAAGTTTCGACATCAATCTGAATGGTGCCTACTATGGTGAAGTGGATTATCAGATGATTTACAAAGACATTAAGGGAGACTGTTTCGACTGGCTCTACGTAGATTTCCCATTGCTCAAATCCATCGCCGAAACCTGCGGCCTGCATGGCGAACTCGTGGCAGAAGGCGAACATTACGACTATCTGGCAAGAATTTGCTAA
- a CDS encoding MgtC/SapB family protein: MDATYIDLTLRLSLALILGGAIGIEREYRAKEAGFRTHFLVALGSALFCVVSQYGFGFDLKDSSRVAAQVVSGIGFLGAGTIIFQKNVVRGLTTAAGLWVTAAIGLACGTGMYVAAAITTMMVLMGLEVLNYLIPQLGTSTIELNFSAPSRDSVKEFISKIKQKGMEVHSYELKERRFSKEEFVEASIEIKAKRGFHTLEILDYMNDFSDVTISTIK, from the coding sequence ATGGATGCAACCTATATAGACCTGACTCTTCGCCTGTCTCTAGCTCTCATTTTAGGAGGAGCGATAGGCATCGAAAGAGAATACCGTGCCAAGGAAGCGGGCTTCCGCACTCACTTCCTTGTAGCCCTGGGTAGTGCCCTTTTCTGTGTAGTTTCCCAGTATGGATTTGGCTTTGATCTGAAGGATTCCTCGCGCGTTGCTGCCCAAGTGGTTTCGGGTATCGGATTCCTGGGCGCCGGTACAATCATCTTCCAGAAGAATGTGGTCAGGGGCTTGACTACGGCTGCTGGCCTGTGGGTGACGGCAGCCATCGGTTTGGCGTGCGGTACGGGAATGTATGTGGCTGCAGCTATTACTACGATGATGGTGTTGATGGGACTGGAGGTGCTGAATTATCTGATACCGCAGTTGGGAACCTCTACCATCGAACTGAATTTCTCTGCTCCATCAAGGGACAGCGTGAAGGAATTCATCAGTAAAATCAAACAGAAAGGCATGGAAGTTCATTCTTACGAACTGAAAGAACGGAGATTTTCTAAGGAAGAATTTGTGGAGGCGAGCATTGAAATAAAAGCCAAACGGGGGTTCCATACGCTGGAGATTCTGGATTATATGAATGATTTCTCGGACGTCACGATTTCGACGATTAAATAG
- the ettA gene encoding energy-dependent translational throttle protein EttA encodes MATVDDKKIIFSMVGVSKIIPQNQKQILKNIYLSFFYGAKIGIIGLNGAGKSTLMKIIAGLEQPTQGEVVWSPGYSVGYLPQDPPLDENKTVKENVMEGVQKIYDALAEYEDINNKFGLEEYYGDPDKMDKLMQRQAEVQDIIDATDAWNIDSKLERAMAALHCPPGDWPVTNLSGGERRRVALCRLLLQKPDVLLLDEPTNHLDAESIDWLEQHLQQYEGTVIAVTHDRYFLDDVSEWILELDRGEGIPWKGNYSSWLDQKTKRMIQEEKTASKRRKTLERELEWVRMAPKARQAKGKARLNSYEQMLNQEQKEREEKLEIFIPNGPRLGNKVIEAQHVKKAFGEKVLFNDLNFMLPPNGIVGVIGPNGAGKTTLFRLIMGLDQADGGTFEVGETVKLAYVDQQHKDIDPQKTVYEVISQGNETLRLGGRDVNARAYISRFNFSGTDQSKLCSVLSGGERNRLQLALALKQEGNVLLLDEPTNDIDVNTLRALEEGLEAFAGCAVVISHDRWFLDRICTHILAFEGNGEVFFFEGSYSEYEINKARRLGDTEIKKGRYRKLMEE; translated from the coding sequence ATGGCAACAGTTGACGACAAGAAGATCATCTTCTCAATGGTGGGCGTATCTAAGATTATCCCACAAAACCAGAAACAGATTCTGAAGAACATCTACCTATCGTTCTTCTACGGAGCAAAAATCGGTATCATCGGTTTGAACGGGGCCGGTAAATCTACGTTGATGAAAATCATCGCAGGACTTGAGCAACCTACCCAGGGTGAGGTGGTTTGGAGCCCAGGCTACTCTGTGGGCTACTTGCCTCAGGATCCTCCGCTCGACGAGAACAAGACCGTGAAGGAAAACGTGATGGAGGGTGTGCAGAAAATCTATGATGCACTGGCAGAATACGAGGACATCAACAATAAGTTCGGTCTCGAAGAATATTACGGAGACCCTGATAAGATGGACAAGCTGATGCAGCGTCAGGCTGAGGTGCAGGATATCATTGATGCTACCGATGCCTGGAACATCGACTCCAAGCTGGAACGTGCGATGGCTGCCCTGCACTGTCCTCCTGGCGATTGGCCTGTTACCAATCTCTCGGGTGGTGAGCGCCGCCGTGTGGCTCTCTGCCGCCTGCTCCTGCAGAAGCCGGATGTACTCCTGCTCGATGAGCCTACCAACCACCTGGATGCTGAGAGCATCGACTGGCTGGAGCAGCACCTGCAGCAGTATGAGGGTACCGTCATCGCCGTAACCCACGACCGTTACTTCCTCGACGACGTGAGCGAGTGGATTCTGGAGTTGGACCGTGGCGAGGGTATTCCATGGAAGGGCAACTACTCTTCATGGCTCGACCAGAAGACCAAGCGAATGATTCAGGAGGAGAAGACTGCCTCTAAGCGCCGCAAGACATTGGAGCGCGAGTTGGAATGGGTTCGCATGGCGCCTAAGGCCCGTCAGGCTAAGGGTAAGGCTCGTCTGAACTCTTACGAGCAGATGCTCAACCAGGAGCAGAAGGAGCGCGAGGAGAAGCTGGAGATCTTCATCCCTAACGGTCCTCGTCTGGGTAACAAGGTGATTGAGGCGCAGCATGTAAAGAAGGCGTTCGGCGAGAAGGTTCTCTTCAACGACCTCAACTTCATGCTTCCTCCTAACGGCATCGTAGGTGTAATCGGTCCTAACGGAGCCGGCAAGACTACCCTCTTCCGTCTCATCATGGGCTTGGATCAGGCAGATGGCGGCACATTCGAGGTGGGTGAGACCGTGAAGCTGGCTTATGTTGACCAGCAGCACAAGGACATCGACCCTCAGAAGACTGTTTACGAGGTGATTTCCCAGGGCAATGAGACCTTGCGTCTGGGTGGCAGAGATGTGAATGCACGTGCTTACATCAGCCGTTTCAACTTCTCAGGCACCGACCAGAGCAAGCTCTGCAGCGTTCTCTCGGGTGGTGAGCGCAACCGTCTGCAGTTGGCCTTGGCATTGAAGCAGGAGGGTAATGTTTTGCTCCTCGATGAGCCAACCAACGATATCGACGTGAACACGCTGCGTGCCTTGGAGGAAGGTTTGGAAGCATTTGCCGGCTGTGCAGTGGTTATCAGCCACGACCGCTGGTTCCTCGACCGTATCTGTACTCACATTCTTGCCTTCGAGGGCAATGGTGAGGTCTTCTTCTTCGAGGGCAGCTATTCTGAGTACGAAATCAACAAGGCGCGCCGCCTGGGCGATACAGAGATCAAGAAGGGTCGCTATCGCAAGTTGATGGAGGAATAA
- a CDS encoding DUF4465 domain-containing protein: protein MMKKYFYLLALVCATSFFTACSDDDDDNTPKYETITFEGSNWNALIDNPQYGGKMLYGESGSGFTEDNGVYEWTDATTSLHSKINNGYGSWAYWNGGAAVSNYHSTIAEGTSNTQLSIPVDLAAHSGSNFLMIFGSIDGYNAPVLDFKDSKVHTMKGLWITNGTYFLNVMANGNGFCAKAKSSTQISVVFEGFKADGTTSTGTVKYTVQNGTNSLKSWQYVDLSSLGEISSLKVNYEASEDMKGQYGYNAPAYIAVDDVEIYK, encoded by the coding sequence ATGATGAAAAAGTATTTTTATTTGTTGGCACTTGTGTGTGCCACTAGTTTCTTCACAGCATGTAGTGACGACGACGATGACAACACTCCTAAGTATGAGACCATCACTTTCGAGGGTAGTAACTGGAATGCATTGATAGATAATCCTCAGTATGGTGGAAAGATGCTCTATGGAGAGAGTGGTAGCGGCTTTACAGAGGATAATGGTGTGTATGAGTGGACTGATGCTACAACTTCTTTGCATTCAAAGATAAATAATGGCTATGGCTCATGGGCTTATTGGAATGGTGGTGCTGCTGTTTCTAACTATCATAGTACCATTGCTGAAGGTACATCTAATACACAGCTTTCTATTCCTGTAGATCTTGCAGCTCACTCTGGCAGCAACTTCTTGATGATTTTTGGTTCAATAGATGGATATAATGCTCCTGTTCTTGACTTTAAGGATAGTAAGGTTCACACCATGAAAGGCCTTTGGATTACCAATGGTACCTACTTCCTCAATGTGATGGCTAATGGCAATGGCTTCTGTGCAAAGGCTAAAAGTTCTACCCAAATCTCTGTCGTGTTCGAAGGCTTCAAGGCTGATGGTACTACATCTACAGGTACAGTTAAGTACACAGTTCAGAATGGTACAAACTCTTTGAAGAGCTGGCAGTATGTTGATCTCTCTTCTCTTGGCGAGATTAGCAGCTTGAAGGTAAACTATGAGGCTTCAGAAGATATGAAGGGGCAGTATGGTTATAATGCGCCTGCTTATATAGCTGTAGATGACGTAGAAATCTATAAGTAA
- a CDS encoding YncE family protein, with translation MKDKIYHQPNLAKSWFLALLCFLALCMQSCRDSDTVISSEPEDTGSKAEKGDVMGLYLLNQGNMGSNKATLDYLDLSGDNSENVIYHRNIYSERNPNEIKELGDVGNDIKIYGSKLWMVINCSNKVEVADAYTCKKVAKIDIPNCRYLAFDGGFAYVSAYVAPVNMRQDAEVGAVYKVDTLTMKVVDKVTVGYQPDELAVVHGKLYVANSGGYRNPNYDRTVSVIDLKTFKEERKIDVAINLHRCRADKYGQLWVSSRGDYKEVTSRLYWLKPNAAGQMEKGGELEVPVSNMCIVGDSLYYIGVQWNETSKKNSIEYGIVNVSQHKVIAHSLSSAPEIQSIEMPYGIIVNPQKKDFYLMDAKNYVSSGELFHFKADGTFDWRVWTGDIPAEAAFVYRKPQLPSEPSQPAEKYSKYILAVDEYVPAPGQFVNTMPQYEEGDDAKEMARKCTEAIGGDKGGLVSLGAYGGYITFHFDHSIANVKGEKDLYIKGNAFKDNSEPGIVMVSQDVNGNDLPDDPWYELSGSADVDSVGKVVYGYEITYTKDAMQDIPWTDNQGRSGVVNRNTFHAQEYFPLWLSSPLRFEGTLLPLNGHDTSGNGTHWVCDAFRYGYVDNVSNSDIDGCSFDISWAVDKNRKPVALDHIDFVRVYSAQNQMCGWLGETSTEVSGAEDLHLQKSISAKSRKRDNK, from the coding sequence ATGAAGGATAAGATATATCATCAACCCAATCTGGCGAAGTCTTGGTTCTTAGCCTTGCTTTGTTTTCTGGCTCTATGTATGCAGTCGTGTCGGGATAGCGACACCGTCATCTCATCTGAGCCTGAGGATACAGGCAGTAAGGCAGAGAAGGGCGATGTCATGGGACTCTACTTGCTCAACCAGGGCAATATGGGCAGCAACAAGGCTACCCTCGACTATCTGGACTTGTCGGGTGATAACAGTGAAAACGTCATTTATCATCGCAACATCTACTCTGAACGCAATCCTAACGAGATTAAGGAACTGGGTGATGTGGGCAATGATATCAAGATATATGGCTCCAAACTGTGGATGGTCATCAACTGCTCCAACAAGGTGGAGGTGGCAGATGCCTATACTTGCAAAAAAGTAGCGAAGATAGACATTCCCAACTGTCGATACCTTGCCTTTGATGGGGGATTTGCCTATGTGAGTGCCTATGTGGCTCCTGTGAATATGCGCCAGGATGCCGAAGTGGGAGCTGTTTATAAGGTGGACACGCTGACCATGAAGGTAGTGGACAAGGTGACGGTGGGCTATCAGCCCGATGAATTGGCTGTTGTGCATGGCAAACTGTATGTTGCCAACAGTGGCGGTTATCGCAATCCCAACTACGATCGTACGGTGAGCGTCATCGACCTCAAGACCTTTAAGGAGGAGCGGAAGATTGATGTGGCAATCAACTTGCATCGCTGTCGTGCCGATAAGTATGGGCAGCTATGGGTGAGTTCCCGAGGCGACTACAAGGAGGTGACTTCACGATTGTATTGGCTCAAGCCTAATGCTGCAGGGCAGATGGAAAAGGGAGGTGAACTGGAAGTGCCGGTCTCCAACATGTGTATCGTGGGTGATTCACTATATTATATAGGTGTGCAGTGGAATGAGACTTCAAAGAAAAATTCGATAGAGTATGGTATCGTGAATGTCAGCCAACACAAGGTAATTGCTCATTCCTTGTCTAGTGCTCCGGAGATACAATCCATCGAGATGCCATACGGCATCATCGTCAATCCTCAGAAGAAAGATTTCTATCTGATGGATGCTAAAAATTACGTGTCAAGTGGTGAGTTGTTTCACTTCAAGGCGGATGGCACCTTCGACTGGCGAGTATGGACAGGTGATATTCCGGCAGAGGCAGCATTTGTTTATCGCAAACCTCAGTTGCCATCTGAGCCGAGCCAACCAGCCGAGAAGTATAGCAAGTATATCTTGGCGGTAGATGAGTATGTGCCGGCTCCAGGACAATTCGTCAATACGATGCCTCAATATGAGGAGGGTGACGATGCTAAGGAGATGGCAAGAAAATGTACAGAAGCCATCGGTGGAGACAAGGGCGGTTTGGTGAGTCTGGGTGCCTATGGTGGTTACATCACCTTTCATTTCGATCATTCTATAGCGAATGTGAAAGGTGAGAAAGACCTTTACATCAAGGGCAATGCTTTCAAGGACAATAGCGAGCCTGGCATCGTGATGGTATCTCAGGATGTGAATGGCAATGATTTGCCCGACGATCCTTGGTATGAACTTTCCGGCAGTGCTGATGTTGACAGTGTGGGCAAGGTGGTATATGGCTATGAGATAACCTATACCAAAGATGCCATGCAAGATATTCCATGGACAGACAATCAGGGAAGGAGTGGAGTTGTTAATCGCAACACTTTTCATGCCCAGGAATATTTCCCTTTGTGGTTGTCAAGTCCATTACGCTTCGAGGGTACCCTTTTGCCGCTTAATGGCCATGATACCAGCGGCAATGGAACCCATTGGGTTTGTGATGCCTTCCGATATGGATATGTTGACAATGTGAGCAATAGTGACATCGATGGCTGTAGCTTCGATATTTCGTGGGCAGTTGATAAGAATCGTAAGCCTGTGGCGCTCGATCACATCGACTTCGTGAGAGTGTATAGTGCACAGAATCAAATGTGTGGTTGGCTAGGTGAGACTTCTACCGAGGTGAGTGGGGCTGAGGACCTGCATCTTCAAAAGTCAATCAGTGCCAAGAGTAGAAAAAGAGATAATAAATAA
- a CDS encoding TonB-dependent receptor: protein MKRLFAIAMLGVVAGSAFANGETQDSVRVHHIQEVVVTSRLISRETIPSQTLGGEELKKLNSLSVADALRYFSGLQLKDYGGVGGIKTVNIRSMGTNHLGIFYDGIELGNAQNGQIDLGQFSLDNVEEISLYNGQRSAIFQPASDFGNAGSVYIRTKAPRFMMGRRYNLLVRAKYGSSDTFRFSSLWEQKLSDHISSSLSTGVLTSSGRYKFRYRRVTEDNTVAYDTTAVRHNGDIWAFRIEENVRGGIADGYWNVKAYTYHSEKGIPGAIVNNVWRRGERQWDHNTFGQAVFQKSFGDKFSTKALAKYAYYVTRYVNNDETQIHVDNTYRQQEMYFSTSNVYEILSKWSVSMSYDFKWNKLNANMVDFAFPHRYSNFVSLATALTLSRIQAQASLVEQVVKDHVKYGASSSSRSTLTPAFFVNVYPFESKLLAVRAFAKKSFRMPTFNDLYYADMGNSKLNPESALQYDLGFVLNKDWKQGIFDHFRLQVDGYYNTVHDKIVAYPKGQQFRWTMLNLGKVHIKGVDAMAEVGLEPAKDWKVTARLQYTYQDARDVTDPNTSYYKDQIPYIPWHSGSAILGLSWRELDLAYSFIYSGERYSQQENILYNHLQPWYTHDMSVVYHARRWSARLDVNNIFSQDYDVILNYPMPKRNYMLTLEYNF, encoded by the coding sequence ATGAAAAGATTGTTTGCAATAGCCATGCTGGGTGTTGTTGCAGGGTCTGCCTTTGCCAATGGCGAAACGCAGGACTCTGTACGAGTGCATCACATCCAAGAGGTTGTGGTTACCTCACGATTGATATCCAGGGAAACTATTCCATCACAGACATTGGGAGGTGAGGAACTCAAAAAGTTGAATTCCTTGTCGGTGGCCGATGCCTTGCGTTATTTCTCGGGCCTGCAGCTCAAGGATTATGGAGGCGTGGGTGGCATCAAGACAGTCAACATTCGCAGTATGGGTACCAATCACTTGGGTATCTTCTATGACGGCATCGAACTGGGTAATGCACAGAATGGGCAGATAGACTTGGGGCAGTTCTCGCTCGACAATGTGGAGGAGATTTCGCTCTACAACGGTCAGCGTAGTGCCATCTTCCAACCAGCGAGCGACTTTGGTAATGCTGGCTCCGTCTATATCCGTACCAAGGCTCCCCGCTTCATGATGGGCAGGCGATACAACTTGTTGGTGAGGGCTAAGTATGGGTCGAGCGATACCTTCCGGTTTTCATCGCTTTGGGAGCAGAAACTCTCCGATCATATATCTTCCTCGTTAAGTACAGGTGTGCTGACGTCGAGCGGACGCTATAAGTTCCGTTATAGGCGAGTGACCGAAGACAATACGGTGGCTTATGATACCACCGCCGTGCGCCACAATGGTGACATTTGGGCTTTCCGTATCGAGGAAAACGTGAGGGGAGGCATTGCCGATGGATATTGGAACGTGAAGGCATATACCTACCATTCGGAAAAGGGAATACCTGGTGCCATCGTCAACAATGTGTGGCGACGAGGCGAACGCCAGTGGGACCACAATACCTTCGGACAGGCTGTATTCCAAAAGTCATTTGGTGACAAATTCTCTACCAAGGCATTGGCTAAGTATGCCTATTATGTGACGCGCTATGTCAATAATGATGAGACGCAGATACATGTAGACAATACCTATCGTCAGCAGGAGATGTATTTCTCCACTTCGAATGTTTATGAGATATTGTCAAAGTGGAGTGTCTCAATGAGCTATGACTTCAAGTGGAACAAGTTGAATGCCAATATGGTGGATTTTGCTTTCCCTCATCGTTACTCCAACTTTGTGTCGTTAGCCACGGCATTGACGCTGTCACGCATCCAGGCACAAGCCTCGTTGGTGGAGCAGGTGGTCAAGGACCATGTGAAGTATGGGGCGTCTTCGTCATCTCGCAGCACACTGACGCCAGCATTCTTTGTAAATGTCTATCCGTTCGAATCCAAGTTGCTGGCAGTGAGGGCCTTCGCTAAGAAAAGCTTCCGCATGCCGACCTTCAACGACCTCTACTATGCCGACATGGGTAACAGTAAGTTGAATCCAGAGTCGGCGTTGCAATATGACCTGGGATTTGTGCTGAACAAGGATTGGAAGCAAGGCATCTTCGACCATTTCCGCTTACAGGTGGATGGCTATTACAATACGGTGCACGACAAAATTGTGGCTTATCCTAAGGGGCAGCAATTCCGTTGGACGATGCTCAACTTGGGCAAGGTACACATCAAGGGCGTCGATGCCATGGCTGAAGTGGGACTGGAACCAGCCAAGGATTGGAAAGTTACGGCCCGCTTGCAGTACACTTATCAGGATGCTCGCGACGTGACCGATCCCAATACCTCTTATTATAAGGACCAGATACCTTATATCCCATGGCACAGTGGGTCTGCTATCTTGGGCCTGTCATGGCGGGAGTTGGACTTGGCGTATAGCTTCATCTATTCCGGTGAACGTTATTCGCAGCAAGAGAACATCCTCTACAACCATCTCCAGCCCTGGTATACGCACGACATGAGCGTGGTTTATCATGCCAGGAGATGGTCGGCAAGACTGGATGTCAACAACATCTTCAGTCAGGATTATGACGTGATACTCAACTATCCGATGCCGAAGCGCAATTATATGCTGACATTGGAATATAACTTTTGA
- a CDS encoding HAD family hydrolase: protein MKYIIFDFDGTIGDSQSLIVKTLQDTMRARKLEVKSEEACAKTIGLRLDEAFVSLFGMSDEEGMECAATYREIFLDNKKTMIVQPFPHVIETLRALHRQGYVLGMASSRNHCSLDGYVHQMQLEDIFSSIVAGDDVEHAKPAPDMVFKALKEMKGTADETLVVGDMNFDVDMAHHAGCKACAVTYGNGTREQLASAEWIIDDFAELLEIVKE from the coding sequence ATGAAGTATATAATTTTTGATTTTGATGGAACCATCGGAGATTCGCAGAGTTTGATTGTGAAGACCTTGCAGGATACGATGCGTGCAAGAAAACTGGAGGTGAAATCGGAGGAGGCTTGTGCCAAGACCATCGGTTTAAGACTGGATGAGGCTTTCGTCTCGCTCTTCGGAATGAGCGATGAGGAGGGAATGGAATGCGCGGCAACCTATCGCGAGATTTTCCTGGATAACAAGAAGACAATGATCGTGCAGCCCTTCCCTCACGTAATAGAAACCCTGAGAGCGTTGCACCGTCAGGGCTATGTTCTGGGTATGGCCAGCAGTCGAAACCATTGCTCGCTGGATGGATACGTGCATCAGATGCAGCTGGAGGATATATTCTCTTCCATTGTTGCAGGCGATGATGTGGAGCATGCGAAGCCGGCACCCGATATGGTCTTCAAAGCATTGAAGGAGATGAAGGGAACGGCAGATGAAACCCTCGTGGTAGGCGATATGAACTTCGATGTAGATATGGCGCATCATGCCGGCTGCAAGGCCTGTGCCGTGACTTATGGCAACGGAACCCGTGAGCAGCTCGCCTCTGCCGAATGGATCATCGATGATTTCGCAGAACTCTTGGAAATCGTAAAAGAATAA
- a CDS encoding ISAon1 family transposase translates to METRPITARSFEDDYHIDGDEYGRAYKDHLSGYREWSELGHADEWLIFPENISPHVSIDETCLSTGEVYTIASNKDAHGRKGCLIAVVKGTKAKDVIKALMKIPEALRMSVEEVTLDFSESMHNIVETCFPKAMRTLDRFHHQQFCLEALQEVRREYRREQMTLDANAREEHRLMMRQLQENDGPFVDEEGNAIRRNARYYPERLENGETRAELLARSKGLLMMSPEKWTDTQKERAEILFREFPDIKTAFSLTHSLRMIFSQRCTKEQGAVSLHSWYSKVGDFGNKSFNDIAAAMYDREDEILNYFVNRSTNASAESLNAKIKHFRAQLRGIIDRKFFLFRLMKIYA, encoded by the coding sequence TTGGAGACGCGCCCTATAACGGCCCGTTCGTTTGAGGATGACTATCACATAGACGGTGATGAGTATGGCAGAGCCTACAAGGACCACCTAAGCGGCTATCGTGAATGGTCTGAACTAGGCCATGCTGACGAGTGGCTCATCTTCCCAGAGAACATAAGTCCTCACGTCAGCATAGATGAGACATGCTTGTCCACGGGAGAGGTATACACAATAGCCTCGAACAAGGATGCACATGGTCGCAAGGGATGCCTTATTGCTGTAGTCAAGGGCACTAAGGCAAAGGATGTCATAAAGGCATTGATGAAGATACCAGAAGCGTTGAGAATGAGCGTGGAAGAGGTTACTCTCGACTTCTCTGAGAGTATGCACAACATAGTAGAGACATGCTTTCCGAAGGCTATGCGTACGCTCGACCGGTTCCATCATCAGCAGTTTTGTCTTGAAGCCTTGCAAGAGGTACGCAGAGAGTATAGGCGTGAGCAGATGACACTTGATGCCAATGCTAGGGAAGAGCACCGTCTGATGATGCGCCAGCTGCAGGAGAACGATGGTCCATTTGTGGATGAGGAGGGCAATGCCATAAGGCGCAATGCAAGGTACTATCCCGAAAGACTTGAGAACGGAGAGACTCGTGCAGAACTCCTTGCACGCAGTAAGGGGCTACTTATGATGTCACCCGAGAAATGGACAGACACACAGAAGGAACGTGCAGAAATACTGTTCCGTGAGTTTCCGGACATAAAGACGGCTTTCTCGCTTACCCACTCTCTTCGAATGATTTTCTCGCAGAGGTGTACTAAGGAGCAAGGTGCTGTCAGCCTGCATTCATGGTACTCGAAGGTCGGTGATTTCGGCAACAAATCGTTCAATGATATTGCTGCCGCCATGTACGACCGTGAGGATGAGATCCTTAACTATTTTGTCAATCGCTCTACCAATGCATCAGCAGAATCCCTCAATGCAAAGATCAAGCATTTCAGAGCACAACTCAGAGGTATTATTGACCGTAAGTTCTTTCTCTTCAGACTAATGAAGATCTATGCCTAA
- a CDS encoding ISAon1 family transposase N-terminal region protein, whose translation MEQYRLLAECLLPARMLDWFDLKTVRVEKKGDTQVIHLYLDENEQKPDDGEDLRPNGFTRESVFHDFPIRGQEVLLHVRRRRWLDADGHNVMTECNLIQESTRCSTELADFLKEAFGDAPYNGPFV comes from the coding sequence ATGGAACAGTATAGACTCTTAGCGGAATGCCTATTGCCAGCCCGCATGCTTGACTGGTTTGACTTGAAGACTGTACGTGTCGAGAAGAAAGGTGACACACAGGTGATTCACCTTTATCTCGATGAGAACGAGCAGAAACCTGACGACGGAGAAGACCTGCGCCCCAATGGATTTACACGCGAAAGTGTGTTTCACGACTTTCCGATTAGAGGTCAGGAAGTACTGCTTCACGTGCGCCGTCGCAGATGGCTTGATGCAGATGGTCACAACGTGATGACCGAATGCAATCTCATTCAGGAGTCCACCCGCTGCTCAACCGAGTTGGCGGATTTTTTAAAAGAAGCGTTTGGAGACGCGCCCTATAACGGCCCGTTCGTTTGA